A window of the Sphingobacteriaceae bacterium genome harbors these coding sequences:
- the guaA gene encoding glutamine-hydrolyzing GMP synthase, with translation MFRSRDEAIIVVDGGTGAGHRLVRQIRSLGVYCELQPPGTAPKGWDLPAVRGVVLTTHQDPASGLAELPVLAAGSEPVAEDRLRDFLFRECGCRGGWSPAAQVDQAVQAIRDKVGDGTVVAGLSGGVDSMVAAALVHRAIGRRLVCLFVDHGLLREGEAREVPQSFSSFGWNVVTVDAGERFLAALAGVADPEEKRRRIGAEFIAVFEEEARRLGHMDFLLQGTLYTDVLESGLLSGKALKTHHNVGLPERMELDLLEPLRYLFKDEVRDVGVALGLPPELIWRQPFPGPGLAIRVLGEVTPQRLAVLRRADAILREEIRQAGLDRDIWQYFAVLTGARAVGTDDGRRVYGEALVLRAVTGQDAVTAGWARLPHDLLARLSDRILREVPGITRVAYDITAKPPGTIEWE, from the coding sequence ATGTTCCGTTCCCGGGACGAAGCCATCATCGTGGTGGATGGCGGCACCGGCGCGGGCCACCGCCTGGTGCGGCAAATTCGCAGCTTGGGCGTTTACTGTGAACTGCAGCCCCCCGGCACCGCGCCCAAGGGCTGGGATCTGCCCGCGGTGCGGGGCGTGGTGTTGACGACCCATCAGGACCCTGCTTCGGGATTGGCGGAACTGCCCGTCCTGGCGGCCGGCAGCGAGCCCGTGGCCGAAGACCGGCTGCGGGATTTCTTGTTCCGGGAGTGCGGCTGTCGGGGCGGCTGGTCGCCGGCGGCCCAGGTGGACCAGGCGGTGCAGGCCATTCGGGACAAGGTGGGCGACGGCACCGTGGTGGCCGGCCTCAGCGGGGGCGTGGACTCCATGGTGGCGGCGGCATTGGTCCACCGGGCCATCGGCCGGCGCCTGGTGTGCCTGTTCGTGGACCACGGCCTCCTGCGGGAGGGCGAGGCCCGGGAAGTGCCCCAATCCTTCAGCAGCTTCGGCTGGAACGTAGTCACGGTGGATGCGGGGGAGCGGTTCCTGGCGGCCCTGGCCGGGGTGGCCGACCCCGAAGAAAAGCGGCGCCGCATCGGGGCTGAATTCATCGCCGTCTTCGAAGAGGAGGCCCGGCGCCTGGGCCACATGGATTTCCTTCTCCAGGGCACCCTCTACACCGATGTCTTGGAAAGCGGGCTCCTGTCGGGGAAAGCCCTCAAGACCCACCACAACGTGGGGCTGCCCGAGCGGATGGAATTGGACCTGCTGGAGCCCCTGCGCTATTTGTTCAAGGACGAGGTGCGGGATGTGGGCGTCGCCCTGGGGCTGCCGCCGGAACTCATCTGGCGCCAGCCCTTCCCCGGCCCCGGGCTGGCCATCCGGGTGCTGGGAGAGGTAACGCCGCAGCGCCTGGCCGTCCTGCGCCGGGCCGATGCCATCCTCCGGGAGGAGATCCGGCAGGCGGGGCTGGACCGGGACATCTGGCAGTATTTCGCCGTCTTGACGGGCGCCCGGGCCGTGGGCACCGACGACGGCCGCCGGGTGTACGGCGAGGCCCTGGTGCTGCGGGCCGTAACCGGCCAGGATGCCGTCACCGCCGGGTGGGCCCGCCTGCCCCACGACCTGCTGGCCCGGCTGTCGGACCGCATCCTGCGGGAAGTGCCCGGCATCACCCGGGTGGCCTATGATATTACCGCCAAGCCCCCCGGCACCATCGAATGGGAATGA
- the hpt gene encoding hypoxanthine phosphoribosyltransferase, producing the protein MTGDYIDHVLLSEEVIAARVKELAETISQDYAGLSVGNELICVGILKGAVIFLADLARSITVPVTFDFMAVSSYGAATRHSGVVRILKDLDLSIAGRHVLIVEDIIDTGLTLRYLYDHLLSRGPRSLRVCVLLDKIDRREVEAPVHYRGFTIPDAFVVGYGLDWDEHFRNLPHVAVLKESATGAAGRDDDGGGA; encoded by the coding sequence TTGACTGGCGATTACATCGATCACGTTCTCCTGTCGGAAGAGGTCATCGCCGCCAGGGTCAAGGAACTGGCGGAGACCATTTCCCAAGACTATGCCGGCCTGAGCGTGGGCAACGAACTCATCTGCGTCGGCATCTTGAAGGGCGCCGTCATCTTCCTGGCCGACCTGGCCCGGTCCATAACGGTGCCCGTCACCTTCGACTTCATGGCCGTGTCCAGCTACGGCGCCGCCACCCGCCACTCGGGCGTGGTGCGCATTTTGAAAGACCTGGACCTGTCCATCGCCGGCCGCCACGTCCTCATCGTGGAGGACATCATCGACACCGGGCTCACCTTGCGCTACTTGTACGACCATCTCTTGAGCCGGGGCCCCCGCAGCCTGCGGGTGTGCGTGCTCCTGGACAAGATCGACCGGCGGGAGGTGGAGGCCCCCGTCCACTACCGGGGCTTCACCATCCCCGACGCCTTCGTGGTGGGGTACGGTCTGGACTGGGACGAGCACTTCCGCAACCTGCCCCATGTGGCGGTGCTGAAGGAATCGGCCACGGGCGCCGCCGGCCGGGACGACGACGGCGGGGGAGCGTAG
- the groL gene encoding chaperonin GroEL (60 kDa chaperone family; promotes refolding of misfolded polypeptides especially under stressful conditions; forms two stacked rings of heptamers to form a barrel-shaped 14mer; ends can be capped by GroES; misfolded proteins enter the barrel where they are refolded when GroES binds) — protein sequence MAKSIAFDERARRALERGINQVANTVKVTLGPKGRNVVLEKKFGPPTITNDGVTIARDIELQDPYENMGAKLLTEVATKTNDVAGDGTTSAIVLAQAMVREGLKNVAAGANPMALKRGMEKGVRVAVEEMGRLAKTVEGRGAIAHVASISANDPDIGEMIADAMEKVGKDGVVTIEESKTLDTVVDVVEGMQFDRGYLSPYFVTDADTMEAVLEEPFILITDRKISAVNDLLPLLQKVVERGKPLLIIAEDVDGEALATLVLNKLRGTLQVAAVKAPGFGDRRKAMLEDIAILTGGQVVSEDLGIKLENVSADMFGQAQKVVVTKDDTTIVEGRGSSDQIKARINVIKRQIDETTSDFDREKLQERLAKLAGGVAVIKVGAATEVELKEKKYRIEDALNATRAAVEEGIVPGGGVSYLRAAAALDKVQVDHPDEATGVEILRRALEEPVRQIANNAGQEGSVVVEKVKSLPLTQGFDAVSGEYVDMFEKGIVDPTKVSRSALQNAASVAAMVLTTESLVADLPEKEDKDKAPGMGDMGGMDF from the coding sequence ATGGCCAAGTCCATTGCCTTTGACGAACGGGCCCGCCGGGCCTTGGAGCGGGGCATCAACCAGGTGGCCAACACCGTCAAGGTCACCTTGGGCCCCAAGGGCCGCAACGTAGTGCTGGAGAAGAAGTTCGGCCCGCCCACCATCACCAACGACGGGGTAACCATCGCCCGCGACATCGAACTCCAGGATCCTTATGAGAACATGGGCGCCAAGCTCCTCACCGAAGTGGCCACCAAGACCAACGACGTGGCCGGCGACGGCACCACCTCCGCCATCGTCCTGGCCCAGGCCATGGTGCGGGAGGGCCTAAAGAACGTAGCCGCCGGCGCCAACCCCATGGCCCTGAAGCGGGGCATGGAAAAGGGCGTGCGGGTGGCCGTGGAGGAGATGGGCCGCCTGGCCAAGACCGTGGAGGGGCGCGGCGCCATTGCCCACGTAGCCTCCATCTCGGCCAACGACCCCGACATCGGCGAGATGATTGCCGACGCCATGGAGAAGGTGGGCAAGGACGGCGTCGTCACCATCGAGGAATCCAAGACCCTCGATACGGTAGTCGACGTGGTCGAGGGCATGCAGTTTGACCGGGGCTACCTGTCCCCCTATTTCGTCACCGACGCCGACACCATGGAAGCCGTGCTGGAGGAGCCCTTCATCCTCATCACCGACCGGAAGATTTCCGCCGTCAACGACCTGCTCCCCCTGCTGCAGAAGGTCGTTGAACGGGGCAAGCCCCTGCTGATCATCGCCGAGGATGTGGACGGCGAGGCCCTGGCCACCTTGGTGCTGAACAAGCTGCGGGGCACCCTCCAGGTAGCCGCCGTCAAGGCGCCCGGCTTCGGCGACCGGCGGAAGGCCATGCTGGAGGACATCGCCATTTTGACCGGCGGCCAGGTGGTCAGCGAGGATCTGGGCATCAAGCTTGAAAACGTCAGCGCCGATATGTTCGGCCAGGCCCAGAAGGTGGTGGTGACCAAGGACGACACCACCATCGTGGAGGGCCGCGGCAGCAGCGACCAGATCAAGGCCCGGATCAACGTCATCAAGCGCCAGATTGACGAAACCACCTCCGACTTCGACCGGGAGAAGCTGCAGGAGCGCCTGGCCAAGCTGGCCGGCGGCGTGGCCGTCATCAAGGTGGGCGCCGCCACCGAGGTGGAGCTGAAGGAGAAGAAGTACCGCATCGAAGACGCCCTCAACGCCACCCGGGCCGCCGTGGAGGAAGGCATCGTCCCCGGCGGCGGCGTCAGCTACCTGCGGGCTGCGGCCGCCCTCGACAAGGTCCAGGTGGACCACCCCGACGAGGCTACCGGTGTGGAGATCCTGCGCCGGGCCTTGGAGGAGCCGGTGCGGCAGATCGCCAACAACGCCGGCCAGGAAGGCTCCGTAGTGGTGGAGAAGGTCAAGAGCCTCCCCCTGACCCAGGGCTTCGACGCCGTGTCGGGCGAGTACGTGGATATGTTCGAAAAGGGCATCGTCGACCCCACCAAGGTGAGCCGCTCCGCCCTCCAGAACGCGGCGTCGGTGGCGGCCATGGTGTTGACCACCGAGTCCCTGGTGGCCGACCTGCCTGAGAAGGAAGACAAGGACAAGGCGCCCGGCATGGGTGACATGGGCGGCATGGACTTCTAA
- the groES gene encoding co-chaperone GroES yields MAVTEGTALKVRPLGDRVVIEVIEEGEKTVGGIVLPDTAKEKPQEGRVVAVGSGRLLENGQKVEPEVSVGDTVIYSKYAGTEIKIDDKEYLILSERDILAVVEK; encoded by the coding sequence ATGGCCGTCACGGAAGGCACGGCCCTCAAGGTTCGCCCCCTCGGTGATCGGGTAGTTATCGAGGTGATCGAAGAGGGGGAGAAGACCGTGGGCGGCATCGTGCTGCCCGACACCGCCAAGGAAAAGCCCCAGGAGGGCCGCGTTGTAGCCGTCGGCTCCGGCCGCCTGCTGGAGAACGGCCAGAAGGTGGAGCCGGAAGTGTCCGTCGGCGACACGGTCATCTACTCCAAGTACGCCGGCACCGAAATCAAGATCGACGACAAAGAGTACCTGATCTTGAGCGAGCGGGACATTCTGGCCGTCGTCGAAAAGTGA
- a CDS encoding molybdopterin-binding protein: MSLSTDDLHAGDVGVVILRTRQIVQYGEAACVEALAAALAPLGLRVREYTGVKPDPEAVAENIARFADHYRFPLVFTVGGTGFHREDVAPEGTMLVIHRLVPGIAEAMRAQLGAARPEFLLSRAQAGLRGRTLVVNLPEAPNDIAAAVHITAPVLRAALSRLQEHRTEAQIRLL, from the coding sequence ATGAGCCTGTCAACCGACGACCTGCATGCCGGCGACGTGGGTGTAGTAATTCTGCGGACCAGGCAGATTGTCCAATACGGTGAGGCCGCCTGCGTCGAAGCCCTGGCGGCGGCCTTGGCCCCCTTGGGGCTGAGGGTGCGGGAGTACACCGGCGTCAAGCCCGACCCCGAAGCGGTGGCGGAGAACATCGCCCGCTTTGCCGATCACTACCGCTTCCCCTTGGTCTTCACCGTAGGCGGCACCGGCTTCCACCGGGAAGACGTGGCGCCCGAAGGAACCATGCTGGTCATCCACCGCCTGGTGCCCGGCATCGCCGAGGCCATGCGGGCCCAGCTGGGCGCCGCCCGGCCCGAGTTCCTCCTCAGCCGCGCCCAGGCCGGCCTGCGGGGGCGCACCTTGGTGGTCAACTTGCCCGAGGCCCCCAACGACATCGCCGCCGCCGTCCACATCACGGCGCCGGTGCTGCGGGCGGCCCTGTCCCGGCTCCAGGAGCACCGGACGGAGGCTCAGATAAGGCTTTTGTAG
- a CDS encoding ABC transporter permease, with protein MTRTRFRRNRAAVAGLIVLILLGLAAAGAPWLAPYDPDEPFVGPRHARPGRTHWMGTDQMGRDLFSRVLHGSRISLAIGLLTAVLATGVGVVVGTVAGFWGGPLDGLLMRFTDVMLTFPFMFLALAMVVLFEPGFWVLVWVLALISWPGMARIARAEVLALRRQEFVEGAVAVGVPTGRIILRHLLPNLTGPIVVYATLTVGSAILGESALSYLGLGVPGTASWGQLLRDGKEYMVLNNFWYTFFPGLFIFITVLAINFVGDGLRDALDPRTDR; from the coding sequence ATGACTAGAACCCGCTTCCGGCGCAACCGGGCCGCGGTGGCCGGGCTCATAGTCCTGATATTGCTGGGGCTGGCGGCGGCGGGGGCGCCCTGGCTGGCGCCCTATGACCCCGACGAGCCTTTTGTAGGCCCGCGCCACGCCCGGCCCGGCAGGACCCACTGGATGGGCACCGACCAGATGGGCCGGGACTTGTTCAGCCGGGTGCTGCACGGTTCCCGTATCTCCCTGGCCATCGGCCTGCTGACGGCCGTCCTGGCCACCGGGGTGGGGGTGGTGGTGGGCACCGTGGCCGGCTTCTGGGGCGGCCCCCTGGACGGCCTGTTGATGCGCTTCACCGACGTGATGCTCACCTTCCCCTTCATGTTCCTGGCCCTGGCCATGGTGGTGCTGTTCGAGCCCGGCTTCTGGGTGCTGGTGTGGGTGCTGGCCTTGATTTCCTGGCCCGGCATGGCCCGGATCGCCCGGGCCGAGGTGCTGGCCCTGCGCCGGCAGGAATTCGTGGAAGGGGCGGTGGCCGTGGGCGTCCCCACGGGCCGCATCATCCTGCGCCACCTGCTGCCCAACTTGACGGGCCCCATCGTCGTCTACGCCACCTTGACCGTGGGCAGCGCCATCCTGGGGGAGTCGGCCTTGAGCTACCTGGGCCTGGGCGTGCCGGGCACCGCCAGTTGGGGGCAGCTGCTGCGGGACGGCAAGGAGTACATGGTGCTCAACAACTTTTGGTACACCTTTTTCCCCGGCTTGTTCATCTTCATAACGGTGCTGGCCATCAATTTTGTGGGGGATGGGCTGCGGGACGCCCTGGATCCCCGGACAGACAGGTAA
- a CDS encoding ABC transporter permease, whose translation MTAYVIRRLLGLVPTLLLITVITFVIIKLAPGDPLAQYAGANVDPAQLARLRQRWGLDDPLHVQYWRWLTNFLRGDLGVSLSSNRPVLAEVKERFPATALLAASALTFALVVAVPLGTLSALRPRSTVDHLASGLGLMGLAMPNFWLGLLLIWVFSVRLGWLPSFGMESLDVQGGWRSAAETGRRLIMPTVVLGTAGAAAYMRFLRASLMTVLRSDYIRTARAAGLPEKVVLYRHALKNALLPLITMLGMDVPVLLSGALVTEQVFGWPGLGFYTWRSVMSRDYPAIMGVLTIAALLTLLCNLAADIAYALLDPRIRYD comes from the coding sequence ATGACGGCCTATGTCATCCGCCGATTGCTGGGCTTGGTGCCCACCTTGCTCCTCATCACCGTGATCACCTTCGTGATCATCAAATTGGCCCCGGGCGATCCCCTGGCCCAGTACGCCGGCGCCAACGTGGACCCCGCCCAGCTGGCCCGCCTCCGCCAGCGGTGGGGGCTGGACGATCCCCTGCATGTCCAGTACTGGCGCTGGCTCACCAACTTCCTGCGGGGCGACCTGGGCGTATCCCTGTCCTCCAACCGGCCGGTGCTGGCCGAGGTGAAGGAGCGGTTCCCCGCCACCGCCCTGCTGGCGGCGTCGGCCTTGACCTTCGCCCTGGTCGTGGCGGTGCCCCTGGGCACCCTCAGCGCCCTGCGCCCCCGTTCCACCGTGGATCACCTGGCCTCGGGCCTGGGCCTCATGGGCCTGGCCATGCCCAACTTCTGGCTGGGCCTGCTGCTCATCTGGGTGTTTTCCGTCCGCCTGGGCTGGCTGCCCAGCTTCGGCATGGAGAGCCTGGACGTGCAGGGAGGATGGCGGTCGGCGGCAGAGACGGGCAGGCGGCTCATCATGCCCACGGTGGTGCTGGGCACGGCGGGGGCGGCAGCCTACATGCGCTTCCTCCGGGCCAGCCTCATGACGGTGCTCCGGTCCGACTACATCCGCACCGCCCGGGCGGCGGGCCTGCCGGAAAAGGTGGTCCTTTACCGCCACGCCTTGAAAAACGCCCTGCTTCCCCTCATTACCATGCTGGGCATGGACGTGCCCGTCCTGCTGAGCGGGGCCCTGGTGACGGAGCAGGTCTTCGGCTGGCCCGGGCTGGGCTTCTACACGTGGCGCAGCGTCATGAGCCGGGACTACCCCGCCATCATGGGCGTGCTCACCATCGCCGCCCTGCTGACCCTGCTGTGCAATCTGGCGGCGGACATCGCCTACGCCCTGCTGGACCCCCGGATCCGCTATGACTAG
- a CDS encoding ABC transporter substrate-binding protein — protein sequence MRVLNKYIGHLLLVLLISLLVAGCGSGPADNGGGGAADDPKILTIATPAEPKSVLPTLTDSVWESFFTSQLFVALTEVDYNYNVIPGVAHSWEWDEDSLTYTFYLRDDVYFHDGRQLTAEDVIWTFKYAMHPDYEGTFFQYLQSIRGAADYREGRADDVEGLSAPDPFTVQVTLAEKDASFLLYGGSSVYIMPKHYYEPFVEENGVKALRGSERTLPPVGAGPFRWKEWRPGQWIVLTKNEDFFREEPEVEGQTAQARLDEVRVRFIPDSDAMYQALKAGDIDLMDGLTADQFLDALEDPELQAHQYPYLYYYQFMFNFRDPKFQDVRVRRAIGHAMNRDQMVETVLQGLGTVASGGHTHPIRWDYTDEFTQLHPQYDPDRAIALMEEAGWTIEKDDQGNIVPGAVWTKDGQEFEFEIVTIHEDKVRTDFQQLIQRDLNSLGFRVSLLALESNTFYNDYLVKEPWQTAIAAWRLGGDPGGGYELIFGCTRTPAQNGYNWLHYCSEGGVIEEKPGRLTELDQAGRKEMDPDRRMEIYREANEILLRDLPYIWLAYPDGLLAAKRELQGIAPVHPSAWYTNLWRLAW from the coding sequence ATGCGGGTATTGAACAAATATATTGGTCATCTCTTGCTGGTTTTGTTGATTTCCCTTCTTGTGGCCGGCTGCGGCTCTGGGCCGGCGGATAATGGTGGCGGCGGGGCGGCAGACGACCCGAAAATCTTGACCATCGCCACACCCGCCGAACCCAAGAGCGTGCTCCCCACCCTCACCGACAGCGTGTGGGAAAGCTTCTTCACCAGCCAGTTGTTCGTCGCCTTGACGGAGGTGGACTACAACTACAACGTCATTCCCGGTGTGGCCCACAGCTGGGAATGGGATGAAGACAGCCTCACCTACACCTTCTACCTGCGGGACGACGTCTATTTCCACGACGGCCGGCAGTTGACCGCCGAGGACGTGATCTGGACCTTCAAGTACGCCATGCACCCCGACTACGAGGGCACCTTCTTCCAGTACCTCCAGTCCATCCGGGGCGCCGCGGACTACCGGGAGGGCCGGGCCGACGATGTGGAGGGCCTGTCGGCCCCCGACCCCTTCACGGTGCAGGTGACCTTGGCGGAAAAGGACGCCTCCTTCCTGCTCTACGGCGGCAGCAGCGTCTACATCATGCCCAAGCATTACTACGAGCCTTTTGTCGAGGAAAACGGCGTGAAGGCCCTGCGGGGCTCGGAGCGGACCCTGCCCCCCGTGGGGGCCGGGCCTTTCCGGTGGAAGGAATGGCGTCCCGGCCAGTGGATCGTCCTGACCAAGAACGAAGACTTCTTCCGGGAAGAGCCGGAGGTGGAAGGCCAGACGGCCCAAGCCCGCCTGGATGAAGTGCGGGTCCGCTTCATTCCCGACAGCGACGCCATGTACCAGGCGTTGAAGGCCGGCGACATCGACTTGATGGACGGCCTGACCGCCGATCAGTTCCTCGATGCCTTGGAGGATCCTGAACTCCAGGCCCACCAGTATCCGTACCTGTACTACTACCAGTTCATGTTCAACTTCCGGGATCCCAAGTTCCAGGACGTGAGGGTGCGGCGGGCCATCGGCCACGCCATGAACCGGGACCAGATGGTGGAGACGGTGCTGCAGGGCCTGGGCACCGTGGCTTCGGGCGGCCACACCCACCCCATCCGCTGGGACTACACCGACGAGTTCACCCAACTGCACCCCCAGTACGATCCGGACCGGGCCATCGCCTTGATGGAAGAGGCCGGCTGGACCATCGAAAAGGACGACCAGGGCAACATCGTGCCCGGGGCCGTCTGGACCAAGGACGGCCAGGAATTTGAGTTTGAGATCGTCACCATCCACGAGGACAAGGTCCGGACCGACTTCCAGCAGTTGATCCAGCGGGACCTGAACTCCCTGGGCTTCCGAGTCAGCCTGCTGGCTTTGGAAAGCAACACCTTCTACAACGACTACCTGGTGAAGGAGCCCTGGCAGACGGCCATCGCCGCCTGGCGCCTGGGCGGCGACCCCGGCGGCGGCTACGAGTTGATCTTCGGGTGCACCCGCACGCCGGCCCAAAACGGCTACAACTGGCTCCACTACTGCTCCGAGGGGGGCGTCATTGAGGAAAAGCCCGGCCGGTTGACGGAATTGGACCAGGCGGGGCGCAAGGAGATGGATCCCGACCGCAGGATGGAGATTTACCGGGAGGCTAACGAGATCTTGCTGCGGGATCTGCCCTACATCTGGCTGGCCTATCCCGACGGCCTGCTGGCGGCCAAGAGGGAACTCCAGGGCATAGCCCCGGTACACCCGTCCGCTTGGTACACAAACCTGTGGCGCCTGGCTTGGTGA
- a CDS encoding Mur ligase family protein: MSTGPSLGLPHSPGAGAEAVLPGAPPTHGDYQAVVDRLARLNAFGVRPGLHRMAALLDHLGNPHETIPNIVHVAGTNGKGSVTALLGALLRAMGRRTALFTSPHLTCYGERFCLDGRPLDREAFAAAVAPVWPAVAAVTERLGEEPVQFEVLAAAMYLLAAREGFPWLIQETGLGGRLDATNLVARPALAVITSIAVDHADRLGGTLAAIAAEKAAIIKEGVPVVTTLRGEPWRVVAQAARAQGCPVHRIVEMPATPGPVDDPAGDHGVVLWRYRVLANEPGGVTFQLMAPPGAPLSGIYRVPLAGRHQGENAAAALAGLYVLGRTRREAVGPVTKARIQAGLDQVRWPARLETLPGSPSLVVDGGHNPAAMAVLRSNIEELFPGRPLALVCGVVKGKDLAGMAAAWAGAPGLGMVHAVPVPGVAGYAPDQVAAAFRAAGLAARPWDGPGEALEQAARAAGPEGVVIVCGSLYLAGWARTCQF, from the coding sequence GTGAGCACCGGCCCGTCCTTAGGCCTGCCCCACAGCCCGGGGGCCGGGGCCGAAGCCGTCCTGCCCGGGGCGCCCCCCACCCATGGAGACTACCAGGCCGTGGTGGACAGGCTGGCCCGTCTCAACGCCTTCGGCGTCCGGCCGGGCCTCCACCGGATGGCGGCCCTCCTGGACCATCTGGGCAATCCCCATGAAACCATCCCAAATATTGTTCACGTGGCGGGAACCAACGGCAAGGGCTCGGTGACCGCCCTGCTGGGGGCGCTGCTCCGGGCCATGGGCCGGCGCACCGCCCTTTTCACCTCCCCCCATCTGACCTGCTACGGCGAGCGCTTCTGCCTGGACGGCCGGCCCCTGGACCGGGAAGCCTTCGCCGCCGCCGTCGCCCCCGTCTGGCCGGCGGTGGCGGCGGTGACGGAGCGGCTGGGGGAGGAGCCCGTCCAGTTCGAAGTGCTGGCGGCGGCCATGTACTTGCTGGCCGCCCGGGAAGGGTTTCCGTGGCTCATCCAGGAGACGGGCCTGGGCGGGCGCCTGGATGCTACCAATCTGGTGGCCCGTCCCGCCTTGGCCGTCATCACTTCCATCGCCGTGGACCACGCCGATCGCCTGGGGGGCACCCTGGCGGCCATCGCCGCCGAAAAGGCGGCCATCATCAAAGAAGGGGTCCCCGTGGTGACCACCCTCCGGGGAGAGCCCTGGCGGGTGGTGGCCCAAGCCGCCCGGGCCCAGGGCTGCCCGGTGCACCGGATCGTGGAGATGCCCGCCACCCCGGGACCGGTGGATGACCCGGCCGGCGACCATGGTGTGGTGCTGTGGCGGTACCGGGTGCTGGCCAACGAGCCCGGGGGAGTGACCTTCCAACTGATGGCTCCCCCCGGGGCGCCCCTGTCGGGCATTTACCGGGTGCCCCTGGCGGGCCGCCACCAGGGGGAAAACGCCGCCGCCGCCCTGGCCGGCCTGTACGTGCTGGGCCGGACCCGGCGGGAAGCCGTGGGCCCTGTGACCAAGGCCCGAATCCAGGCGGGCCTGGACCAGGTCCGCTGGCCGGCCCGGCTGGAGACCCTCCCCGGCAGCCCGAGCCTGGTGGTGGACGGCGGCCACAACCCCGCCGCCATGGCCGTCCTGCGCAGCAATATCGAAGAGTTGTTCCCCGGGCGGCCCCTGGCCTTGGTGTGCGGCGTCGTAAAGGGCAAGGACCTGGCGGGCATGGCCGCCGCCTGGGCGGGCGCCCCGGGCCTGGGAATGGTCCACGCCGTGCCGGTGCCGGGGGTGGCCGGCTATGCCCCGGATCAGGTGGCCGCCGCCTTCCGGGCCGCCGGGCTGGCAGCCCGTCCATGGGACGGGCCGGGGGAGGCCCTGGAGCAGGCAGCCCGGGCCGCCGGCCCCGAGGGCGTGGTCATCGTGTGCGGCTCCTTATATTTGGCAGGGTGGGCGCGGACCTGCCAATTTTGA